The Alnus glutinosa chromosome 8, dhAlnGlut1.1, whole genome shotgun sequence DNA segment tggagtctttttttttttttttccctggtcCTTTCGtttgtaaattaattttaattttatcaacTTTATTGTTTGTGTAAAGATGATTTACAACATGAGGTAATTTTCTAGTGTTCATGATGCCAATTGAATTTTTAACCAGTCCATGTTATGATCCTGAATATTTGTCCAATTATCATTCTATTGTTAGTTCTGATTGAGATATTGGAACAATATGAGTAAAGGTAGTTTTCCCAACCGCAGACAAAAATGTTGAGAAAGAGTTTCTGAAGAAGTTTCTTGCAATAAGCATTGATGTTTTACACCCTTTGTATCAGTTATATTTCTTCATTATATTGCTGaagcattaaatttgtaattccCAGAGAAGAAACAACTATAACCAAGGGAGGAGAAGGTCGAATGCGAGAGCTTTCAAAGCTCAGCGGGAGGATAGTATTAGACGAACAGTTTATGTTTCTGATATCGACCAGCATGTAAGTGAAAATTATGGGAAAATCTAGTCGTCTTAATGGTAAAGTGTATAAATATCAAGCCTTTCTCTTGTTCTGATTTTTGAGTTTCAACTTTAATAAATCTGTTTCTCTCATTGACTTAGGTCACTGAAGAGCGGCTTGCTGCCTTATTTAGTAGTTGTGGCCAAGTAAGTTTCAATGCTCACTCGATCACTGAATGATCTGTTCTCTTCAGTAGTTTTAGTACGATTGAATGTAGTTGTTTGATTTTAATACTTAGATACTATTTTACTTCGTTTAGAGCATTGTTTTCTGTTATTAGTTTGAACCGGGCTGATTCattctaatttatttatattgttCATTTTGTTCTGAAGAAGACTTATATCATGTGAAGTGGAAGTTGTCACAGTGTTGCTATGCAATCTCCCTCAAGCCTTTTACATCTTTAGAGCagtttacaaaaataaaagattgtgGAATACAGTCAGCAACTATATATGTTTTCTTGAGTGCATTGCTTCTGTGGATGTTTCTCATTGCCACTGCTGCCCACCCTTAGATGCATGTGCTCCATCAGTAGCTCCAGGATGAATAACATTTTTAGTAGATCAGCTTCTGATACTACTTCTGGAATTTAGCCTTTATAAGAGCCATTGGTTGGCATGATACCTTGGCATGCAACTTCTAGCAGCCTGGTTGAATGGTATGACCATTCTtagtacttttcttttctttactaaaaaaaaaatcattctcttttttttttttttattattattatttatttcccaCTCTCCTTAAGGTGTGGCATGTGGATTTGTTGTGTGAGCTGGTGGTGGTGTGTATCTGGGAGTTGAATTCCTTTGCGTGTCATCTAGGGGCGTTTGGTGACTGTTATAAGGTGTCTGCCTCCTAATACGTATGCTTGGGCTTGCCCTTTAATGTAGTTTTCTAACGCACACATTTGATGTAATGGAACAAGTGTATATGAAAAGTAAATTCTGTACTTATGATCGCTGGAAATCTAGAATGTGCAGAACATTGAGCGTCAAGGCCTCAAGCATGCTGAAGATGTGTTCTCTCCAAGCCTGACTGATTCTTGAGTTATTTACAAATTGGAAGTACATGTGTAATGGTTTAGCATTACCTTAAAGTCTGAACAATGGATGTGCAGGACTTGTTAACTATGAAAGCCCTCACAGGGCTTTGGTACTTTATAGCTGTCAAATCAGATTTCACTAATTAGATAAAGAATTTGTTGTGGTGAGGAGAGCTATAATTATCTTGACCAGTCAAATGCCATAATGACATTCAAACAAAATCAAGCTCGATTTAGTGTGATATACAATTTTTGTAAAACTAATATATTCTCTTTTGCTCTTTTAGTGTCTATTATATAATTTCCTTGATGGGTGTAATTAGATAAAAAGGTTCATCTTTTCTCGTTACTGTTGTATATACCTCCAGTTCTCCACCACCATTACAGATTCTTTGACTATTACCTTGTGTCTGCAAGTTTTgccaaatttattttcttatggtGAGGTTCCAATAAGTACATTATTTGAAGTTCTTGTTTTTAAGATGGGTTCAAATCTGTgccttttatatatatcttttattatttattggcTTTAAGGGTTTTTGGTATCTGCTTCTTAACAGAGGCGTTATACTTTTTTACTGTGTTCTGTGATCATTTGTTGGTTCTTATAGATAGGTGGTTACGGTGCATGCTAACAATAGTTGGGTTTATGTTGTCTTGTATTTATTTGGTAGTTAATACTTGCCATTTTGTTTCACATACATTAGATATCCACTAGAACCAGTTATTGGTATTTTTGAGAGAAGTTGGGTGTGTATCCATACCTTTCCACATATTATAATTTTCTAGAGTCTTGATCTACTTTCTAAGGGAAGTTTAAGGCCATTTTTCTTCACCTTGATTGAGTTTGAAAATACTGCCTCAAATCAACAAGATGATGAGTGCTCAAAATTACCCATAACTCCTGCACAACTACCTTCCCCGTTGACAAAGAGCCATATCTCAAATGGCACCTCCTCTTCTTATAAGTACAGGGAGGAGGGTTTACTTGTAGGTTCAAAATCAACATTTGTTGCTTACgaataagaaacaaaaaatcttTACTCTCTCTTTACTGCAATTTCTTTATATGCTCTTTAAAATCTTCCTGCAGTTAAATTTAGCTTGGTCGAAAGCCTTCTCTTTTCCCAATCTGCATTTCAACTCATTACTCATAAATCtcatatgagttttttttttatgtttcaaGTGTCTGATAATGTTAGGTTATCACTTGGGTTTTATTTTGCAATAGCTTTGACCGTATCTGCtcctgtattttttttcttcttaaagcATTTgctattgtttaaaaaaaattgactttttagcgttacttaatatttgatgaaatgtttattatatttctttatCTAATTCTCCTTCTGTTCTCCTACACTTTCCAAAAGTATTTTAAAAGTTTGTAATAATGCCTCCTAACTTTCCTCTGCCTGAACAATTATGTATCTGCCTTGCCCCATGAGGAGTAAAATGCTTTGCTTTATGCCTTTGGCTTTAAGAATATTGGTAATATCTTTCTCTACTGATATGGTTGGTATTTTTGAGGGAACTACACTTTCTGATAATTGCCATTGCTTTGTACTATATAGTAATGTGGTGGATGAGATCTGAAGTTctattgtcattttatttttgaaggttAACGATTGCCGAATTTGTGGTGATCCACACTCAGTTCTTCGTTTTGCATTTGTGGAGTTTGCTGATGAGCGTAAGTTGATTGTTTTGGCCTGCAAGTCTTCTAACTTGTTTtcttcacccccccccccccccccccccccccccccaaccatATCTTACATGGATCTTGTGCTAACAGATGGTGCAAGAGCAGCTCTAGATCTTGGTGGGACAATGCTTGGGTACTATCCAGTTAGGGTCTTACCTTCAAAAACTGCCATTCTTCCAGTGAATCCTACATTCCTTCCTAGGGTATGAATCAATAACTCTCTGGCCCTTTTTAGTTGTGTTAATTTCTACATGATGCCAGCGCTGCATTTATGTCCTGAATTGACAAGTTATGGAGTTCATAACTCTATAAAGTTTTTTGCTGTATTAGTTTTTGATGATTGTAATTTAACTGCAGTCAGAGGATGAACGGGAAATGTGTGCCAGGACAGTCTATTGTACAAACATTGATAAGAAGGTATTGCCCTTGGTTTTATTTGTGAGTATTAACTAAGCATTCTGGTGATACTTTTCCTAATTGCATCTTAGTGTTCTGGATGATGCCCAATAGATTGGTTATTATGATTTTATGCATGCATATCTAATGATTGTAGTTGAGATACTTGATGAGtagtcttttttatttatttatttttgctttgtcCCCCATAAAATCTTTGAATGTAAATGCAGGTTTCTCAAGCTGAAGTGAAGAACTTCTTTGAATCAGCATGTGGTGGTGAGGTTGGGACAGTACTTAAAACATGcttatgttttcatttaatgTATTAAGTTATATGATAGTTggcattattttaaatttacagGTTACTCGCTTGAGGCTTTTGGGTGATCATGTGCATTCAACTCGTATAGCTTTTGTTGAATTTGCAATTGTAAGTTTTCATTTACAGCCTTGAAGTTATTTATGTTTCTGGGCAAAATTCAGTTTGGATATATTTACAATACTTTGAACACTTCCTATTTTTGTACTAGTATTGTTGGATATGTCAATAGTAGGCTACAGATGCGCTACAGTGCTCCCACACCCTAAAAGCCCTTTCCTCTAACTGTTTAAAACTTGATCAAACTCCCTCCCTCTCTAAGGGTGAGGTGCTGCCTGGCTGTAAAGTTCAGCAGCtgtttaaaatattttcagcatGGAGCTTATGTTCATTATATCTTTAGCAATTGCATTATTCAGATGGGCAATGAGCTCTAGTATTTTTGAGGAACTGGGTGGTTCTCTGGAAGTACCTCTTAAAAAATGGGTTGTGTCTGTTTGATTTAATTGCATATACTGTTCCTCTTGTGTTCTCTGTAATAAATGGGCGATCAGCCCTAGTTTTTCTGAGAAAATGGGTGCTCCTTCTGAAGTAGCTCTTTCTAAatggtttgtttttctttataagTAAAATTGCATATACTGTTCTATCTTTTTCTCAGTAATAAAATTGATCCttcaccaaaacaaaaacatgtcaGCTGCATCTTGAGGGTATATATAAATACGTCAGCTCTGTTATTTTTGACGTTATAAGATCAAAAACTTGAACCTAAACGAGGGTATGGGTGTGTttgtgtatacatatatatcgtTTTATGGTTGATGAGTCCCTTTTCATGTTCATCTCCAGTTTCTACtccatttaataaattatttatgatGAAGGGACTATGTTTTACCTCTCTGGCTGAAGAGTATACACATTATCTAGTTTTGgaaaagctttttcttttttcatatcaTTATTTAAGAAAAAGGGGGGAAACATCATATAGTGGaaccaaaactttttttaaatggGATTTTATACTTTGCAATAGTTAGTTTATgtgataaattttaatttattatttgttcaaaataaAGCATTTCTAGTGTTTGAGATTTTTGTATGTTAATTGTTTTGGCCTTCTTTTCTCTACTTAAAGCTGGGTTAttccccaaaaataaataaatagaagcaGATGACTCTTCTTCATAAGAGATCGTAATTGCTTGCATGAAACTTACAGCATGACTACATTATAgtttgagaaatgttacatgCACTCCTAAGTGCACACTTCCTGACATGATagtgaaaatcaccattggatcgaAAATCCAATGGTGATCCATCCAAAATTTCATAGTAATTTTCACCATCACAGTAGGAGTGTGCACTTAAGAgtgcatgtagcatttctcttatagtTTCTCTCTGTGTCATATATGAAGTGTTTTGATTATTTTTCCACTATGTAATAtgtaattattatctttttaatttACCATCGCATTGAACCATCATTTCCACATTAAATCGGACACATGCACATACTTGAATTTGTGCCCATGGTTTTTGCATAATGAGTAAAGAGTCATCCAAGTATTTATACCATATTGCTCCCAATTTTCTTCTTACCTTTGCTTGCAGAAAGGGGCTCTTGCTTAATGCTGTCACGTTCTTTTGTTTTCCTGAGCAGGCAGAAAGTGCCATTACCGCTCTGAGTTGCAGTGGGATGGTCTTAGGAACCCAGCCAGTCAGGTGTGCTCCCGGAACCGGATTGTCCAATAAGTCCTTATCTAAGTTCATGTCATTATATTCGTATCTTGTTGATTTTGTAGGGTAAGTCCTTCGAAGACACCCGTGAGACCACGAGTTATTCGCCCGTAATTGCATTGACAAATCATCAGTCCTTCCTAGACTCATGGATGGAATTTGGTCGACTTTCCAGTTGAGAGAAACTTTGTTGTATTGAAGGGGTGGTGATGaaactttcttttgtttcaGTAGTTCCCTCTTTTTCGTTGCAAcagtaaatttttgtttttgttatttatttattattattattattttttttgtgactGAGCATATCGTGACCTTGCTTCAATTGAAGTTTTTACAAGACCAGGTCTCGATCTTTGAGAATTTTACCTTGTTTCATCCCCCCTCCTCCTTGTTTGATAATTGATCGGGGTAGTAATATATTGGGAATTACTAGGGGAAGGATGAAGCATGTATTCTGTTTAGGTCTCAGCCTTGGTTTTATTTTGTTCCCTATAAGATCAAGTTGCTGGCCGCATGTATAGCACGTGGTTCTCCATATCAATTGAAAAAACAGTAAGTGTGAAGATAAAAACAGCTGGTTGAAATATTAAATCAAAAAAGGTGTGAAGTCAAAGAAATGCAGAACAAGGCCAAAGAAATGGATTCTCTTTCTTGAATCTCGGCATGTAGCGGTGCCCAAGGAAAAAGAGTCTTGAATTGTCATATCAAAGTTAATCTTAAGGATTATTGGCAAAAAATCTTAGTGAGAGAA contains these protein-coding regions:
- the LOC133875511 gene encoding polyadenylate-binding protein-interacting protein 9 isoform X2, translated to MAAVAEVSGETAAAKNMDSTPKSESELNVQKLVDMFKKLNPLAKEFFPSSYSHHQSNNHYHNNGQLSPNYFPTANKPSSNDNFPNNRRRRNNYNQGRRRSNARAFKAQREDSIRRTVYVSDIDQHVTEERLAALFSSCGQVNDCRICGDPHSVLRFAFVEFADEHGARAALDLGGTMLGYYPVRVLPSKTAILPVNPTFLPRSEDEREMCARTVYCTNIDKKVSQAEVKNFFESACGGEVTRLRLLGDHVHSTRIAFVEFAIKGALA
- the LOC133875511 gene encoding polyadenylate-binding protein-interacting protein 9 isoform X1, encoding MAAVAEVSGETAAAKNMDSTPKSESELNVQKLVDMFKKLNPLAKEFFPSSYSHHQSNNHYHNNGQLSPNYFPTANKPSSNDNFPNNRRRRNNYNQGRRRSNARAFKAQREDSIRRTVYVSDIDQHVTEERLAALFSSCGQVNDCRICGDPHSVLRFAFVEFADEHGARAALDLGGTMLGYYPVRVLPSKTAILPVNPTFLPRSEDEREMCARTVYCTNIDKKVSQAEVKNFFESACGGEVTRLRLLGDHVHSTRIAFVEFAIAESAITALSCSGMVLGTQPVRVSPSKTPVRPRVIRP
- the LOC133875511 gene encoding polyadenylate-binding protein-interacting protein 9 isoform X3 → MAAVAEVSGETAAAKNMDSTPKSESELNVQKLVDMFKKLNPLAKEFFPSSYSHHQSNNHYHNNGQLSPNYFPTANKPSSNDNFPNNRRRRNNYNQGRRRSNARAFKAQREDSIRRTVYVSDIDQHVTEERLAALFSSCGQVNDCRICGDPHSVLRFAFVEFADEHGARAALDLGGTMLGYYPVRVLPSKTAILPVNPTFLPRSEDEREMCARTVYCTNIDKKVSQAEVKNFFESACGGYSLEAFG